A genomic window from Nicotiana sylvestris chromosome 11, ASM39365v2, whole genome shotgun sequence includes:
- the LOC104246831 gene encoding uncharacterized protein isoform X1, translated as MILQTTTHSFTFSSQPISRNNLFFKNLTFFTSPLLPKSFLPNLDYKFYFGNKRNSLSVASGRTKTTIDATLLEAPVIWADLEADGNADLGFAKWFEELQSKPEKEASDRRKLVSKWHPTTKGTLRRNYRIPSKPEGRRLLKAIASLLSDDDHFRDATSHKGCQIRRESAHGESVCCNNVRALFDELPTPHLTVEITPFPAGPLTENDYAKAEKLERVLRSGPSV; from the exons ATGATTCTACAAACCACAACCCATTCCTTCACATTTTCATCTCAACCCATTTCAAGAAACAATCTTTTCTTCAAAAATCTCACCTTTTTCACTTCTCCTTTGTTACCCAAATCTTTTTTACCTAATCTTGATTACAAGTTTTATTTTGGTAACAAAAGGAACTCACTTAGTGTTGCTAGTGGTAGAACTAAAACAACCATTGATGCTACTTTGCTTGAAGCTCCTGTAATATGGGCAG ATTTGGAGGCTGATGGGAATGCTGATTTGGGTTTTGCCAAATGGTTTGAAGAGTTACAAAGCAAACCAG AGAAGGAAGCTTCTGACAGAAGGAAATTAGTGAGCAAATGGCATCCCACTACTAAGGGAACACTAAGACGAAATTACAGGATACCATCTAAACCTGAAGGGCGACGCCTTCTGAAAGCCATTGCTTCCTTGTTATCAGACGATGACCACTTCAGAGATGCCACTTCTCACAAG GGTTGTCAGATTAGGAGGGAGAGTGCTCATGGAGAAAGTGTCTGTTGCAACAATGTGCGAGCGTTGTTTGATGAGCTCCCCACGCCACATCTTACTGTCGAGATCACCCCTTTCCCTGCTGGTCCTCTAACTGAAAATGACTATGCAAAAGCTGAAAAACTAGAGAGGGTACTTAGATCAGGTCCTTCTGTCTAA
- the LOC104246831 gene encoding uncharacterized protein isoform X2: MILQTTTHSFTFSSQPISRNNLFFKNLTFFTSPLLPKSFLPNLDYKFYFGNKRNSLSVASGRTKTTIDATLLEAPVIWAGRVCVFYALLKAGLAGSPSNPLVSDLEADGNADLGFAKWFEELQSKPEKEASDRRKLVSKWHPTTKGTLRRNYRIPSKPEGRRLLKAIASLLSDDDHFRDATSHKGCQIRRESAHGESVCCNNVRALFDELPTPHLTVEITPFPAGPLTENDYAKAEKLERVLRSGPSV, encoded by the exons ATGATTCTACAAACCACAACCCATTCCTTCACATTTTCATCTCAACCCATTTCAAGAAACAATCTTTTCTTCAAAAATCTCACCTTTTTCACTTCTCCTTTGTTACCCAAATCTTTTTTACCTAATCTTGATTACAAGTTTTATTTTGGTAACAAAAGGAACTCACTTAGTGTTGCTAGTGGTAGAACTAAAACAACCATTGATGCTACTTTGCTTGAAGCTCCTGTAATATGGGCAGGTAGAGTTTGTGTTTTTTATGCTCTCTTGAAAGCTGGCTTAGCTGGATCTCCTTCTAATCCACTTGTCTCag ATTTGGAGGCTGATGGGAATGCTGATTTGGGTTTTGCCAAATGGTTTGAAGAGTTACAAAGCAAACCAG AGAAGGAAGCTTCTGACAGAAGGAAATTAGTGAGCAAATGGCATCCCACTACTAAGGGAACACTAAGACGAAATTACAGGATACCATCTAAACCTGAAGGGCGACGCCTTCTGAAAGCCATTGCTTCCTTGTTATCAGACGATGACCACTTCAGAGATGCCACTTCTCACAAG GGTTGTCAGATTAGGAGGGAGAGTGCTCATGGAGAAAGTGTCTGTTGCAACAATGTGCGAGCGTTGTTTGATGAGCTCCCCACGCCACATCTTACTGTCGAGATCACCCCTTTCCCTGCTGGTCCTCTAACTGAAAATGACTATGCAAAAGCTGAAAAACTAGAGAGGGTACTTAGATCAGGTCCTTCTGTCTAA